The DNA segment ATGACGGACGAAAATAGTGAAAGGGTGCTTTCGCTTTGCGGCACGGTTTTGAACCGGTTGAAGCTGGAATACTGCGAGATATGCGGGGCGGTGCTGGGACCGGCCCGGTATCATGACTATATTATGCGTCGGGTCAAGGAGATCAGCCCCTCACTGGTGGGCAAACGGATCTGTCTGGACTGCGCCCGGCGGGACAGCGGCCAGGTGCATGCGGAGATTGTGCCGCCCAAGGAGCGGCGGTAACTCAGTTTGAAAATGAAAGGATTGATCTATGGTCTTTCGCCAGGGACAGAAAGTGGAGATCTATCAGCGTTCCGATGATGAGAGCTGGGAAGCCTATATGGACGAGTTTATCGGCATGCATGGCATTATTACGGATCCGGATACCAGCAAAAATGATCCGGATGCGCTGATCGAGGTCAGCCTGGATGAAAAAGGCACGCACCGGTTTCCGCAGGATTGTCTGCGGGTCATCGGTCAAAGCGGTTAGCCCGGCCGATCAAGTCATTGGGCCGCTGTTTCGGGCCAATTTTTAAAGGCGGGTGGGTGTATTTTACAGAAGGAGCACGGGGTTTATGCCAAATATCACGATTAACGGGACGCCGGTCGAGGCTCCGGCGGATACGAATGTTTTGGAAGCTATTCGATCGCTTGGAATTGAAGTCCCGGCGCTTTGCTACCATCCCGCGTTGAGTCCGGCCGGCGCCTGCAAGCTGTGCGTGGTTGAAGTGATCATGCCGGAGAAAAAGCCGCGGCTCATGTCTTCGTGTATTCTTAAGCCCAAAGATGGCATGGAGGTGCAAACCGAGACCGAACGGGTACAGAAATCCCGGACCCGGGCATTCAGAAAACTGGCCCGGTACGCGCCGGAATCCAAAAAGCTCCATCAGTTGGCGGAGAAGTTTAATGTGGATTTGGGCGAAGTGCCGGATGACTGTATTCGCTGCCATCTTTGCATTCGGGCCTGCAATGAGATCGTGGGCGTTGGGGCCCTGACCATGGATGAACTCGATGATGTCGTGCCCGTGCCCGGTGATAACTGCATCGGATGCGGTACCTGTGTCAATCTATGTCCCACCGGGGCGATCCGCATGGAGGACAAGGACGACAAGCGGACCATCTACATCCGGGATACGGTCATCGGGCAAAGCGATCTGGTTAAGTGCGAGGCCTGCGGCCGCATGTTTGCCACCCGGAAGTTCCTGTCCCGGGTGGAGGAACGGACAGAGGATCATCCGCATGTCAAGGAGCCGCATCAGTACTGTCCGACATGTGCCAAACTGATGTCCGACCGGATCAAAAGTTCCAGAAAAATCAAACGACTATAACTCGTCTACGGGGAGGTTCGCATGACCGAGATCGCCTGCCGTTCAATGCAGGACGTGGTGGCCTTTGCCATCGACCGCGAGGAAAAGGCCCGGGATTTTTACCGTCAGTGCGCGGAAAAAGCGCAAAAAAAAGGGATCAAGGAATTTTTTCAGGAAATGGCGGATGAAGAAGAGCGCCACCGCAGTCTTTTGGTGGAGCAGGATTTAAGCGGGGAGGGTGAATTTTCATCCCCAGCAGTCGAGGATCTCCGGCTGAGCGATTTTATGGTGGATGTAAAATTTACTCCGACTATCAACTACCAGGCGGCGCTGGCCATGGCCATGAAAAAAGAGGAAAAAGCCCACGCCTTTTACGTGGCCTGGCAGGACCGGTGCAGCAACGAGAAGACGGCCAGGGTATTTGAATTTCTGGCCGGGGAAGAGCTCCGGCACAAGCGGAAAATCGAAGAGATATACGATACGGATATTTTGCAGTGGGATTAAAAACTATTTTTAGGAGAGGCTTTACTCCACTTCATCCAGTCCGAACCAGCGGCTCAGGTTGAGGTTTCTGGTAAACCAGTTGGTCTGGGCCGGGGGGCTGAGGTTGGGTTTTGTGGCCTGGATAAAGGCCGGCAAAACCAGCAGGGCACCGAAAGTCGCGGCGATCATGGTGATGGCCAGAAGGATGCCCAGCAGGTTGATGGGGATGAACTGGGATCGCAGAAACACCAGGAAACCGAAAATCAGGGCAAGCGAGGTGAAAATAATCGCTTTTCCGGCCACCTGCAGTGTCAGTTCAATGGATTCCTCAATCGAATAGCCGCGGCTGCGGTTATGCCGGAATTTGTTCATAAAATGAATGGTATCGTCGATACCGATACCGATGGCCACCGCGGCGATCACCGACGTGGTCATGTCCAGCGCGATGCCTGCCCACCCCATAATGCCGAAATTGATCAGTACGGCTACACCCATGGGGATAAGGGCCAGCAGCCCGGCCGCCATGCGCTGAAACAACAGGATGGAGATCAGGTCGACCACTATCAGGGAAAGCACCAGGGTCTGAATCTGGCCCATGACCAGGTAGTGGGAGACCTGAACCTCTATCACCGGAAAACCGCTGATGTTAAAGCTCGCCCCTGGCGGGATGTGCGTCTCCAGATATCCCCGCATCTTTTCAACGATCCGGCCCACCTCCGTGGTGCCGATCAACTGGCCTTCTTTCCGGCAGAGCCGGGCCAGTAAATTCACCTGCTGGTAGTTAAAATCCACAAACGGCTCAAACGCATCATAGCGGCCGTCTGAATCACTGTCCTCGCCGGCATAGATTTCGATGTAGTCATAGATGTCCAGCTTGTTTTCCGGAATTTTGTAAGCCTCCGGATCATCGTTGTTCATGGCCATGTGCATGGTTTTGATAATATCAGTGAATGAGTCGGTGCGGCCGATATGCAGATCCGCATTTTCCCCGCTTTCCAGCCACTGCCGGAACTCTTCGATAAATTTCAGAAATTCCGGCGATTTCACTCCGTTGGGCTCGCCCGAGTCGATGATAATGTCAAACCCCCAGCCGCCGCCGAATTTTTCCCCGATTTCATCAACGCTTTTACGAACGTCGGAATCTTTCTTAAAATAGCTGACATGCGCGGTATCCACCTCAAGGTGCACGAACCCGCTGATGCAGATGATCAGAACAATCGCAGCGATAACCACGGTCAGCCGGTAATGATGGTTAACCCACCGGACCATCAGACGAATGAATCGATCCACCAGGGTTTTGTGTTGTTTGATCGCGGTGTACTTTCTTTTCATGTAGCGGGGCCGCTGGTGCGGCATGACCGCAAGGCTGGCCGGAATCAGGGCGCTTGCCGAAAATACGGCGAACATGGCGCCGATACCTGAAAATATGCCCCATTCACGGACAGCCGAAAGCTGGCTGGTGCTCAGCGTGGCAAACGCGATGAACGTAGTGATGCCGGTCAGCAGAACCGTCAGGGAAATATGGGTCATGGCGATGAAAAGCCCTTTTTGTTTCCCTTTCTGGCTGATGAAATCAAAATCGTTGTAATACTGATTCAGGATATGAATGGCATAGGAGCTGCCCACGGCAATCATCAGCGTCGGCAGCGACGAGGCCATAACCGTTATTTTAAACCCCAGATATCCCATCAGGCCGAGCACCCAGATCTCCGCCATGGCAAGAGAGAGCATGGGCAGGCAGACCCCGCGGATCGAGCGGAAGTTAAAATAAAAAACGGCCATGACCACCAGCATGACCATTGGCACCAGGGTGGCAAAATCCATGCGGATGAAATTATACGCCCAGACATGGATCACCGGCATGCCGGTGTAAGTGAGCGACAGATCCGAATAGCTATCAAAAATCGATATAAGCTCCCGGGTAGCCGCATCCCGGTGAGGATCCCGGTTTTTAAATTTTATGAGAACCCCGTAATCCGATATCTCGCCGGTCGCCGAATCCCGCGCATACAACATTTCTGCAAATGGCGGGTTCCGCATCAGGCGCTGTTTGAACCGGCGTATCTCCGCCGGCGTTTCCGGGATGATACGTCTGCCCGCCCGGTCGGTTTCAATGAGATTATATACCTCCAGGACATCCATCTCGCCCCGGATGTCCTGGGCGGTCAGCGGAGACATGATCTCATCAACCAGCTCCTGCCGCTTGATTTCATATACCTTTCGGAGTTCTTTTTTTAGGCGGTTTAAATTTCTTTTAGAGAGGGTCTCTTTTGAGCCGAATAAATCGTTTACCTTACGGCGAAGTGTGCGTTGGAATGCCGGATCATCGGCAAATTGGGAAAAAAGGTCACTGGTGCGGATGGATTCCCGGT comes from the Desulfobacterales bacterium genome and includes:
- a CDS encoding 2Fe-2S iron-sulfur cluster-binding protein; protein product: MPNITINGTPVEAPADTNVLEAIRSLGIEVPALCYHPALSPAGACKLCVVEVIMPEKKPRLMSSCILKPKDGMEVQTETERVQKSRTRAFRKLARYAPESKKLHQLAEKFNVDLGEVPDDCIRCHLCIRACNEIVGVGALTMDELDDVVPVPGDNCIGCGTCVNLCPTGAIRMEDKDDKRTIYIRDTVIGQSDLVKCEACGRMFATRKFLSRVEERTEDHPHVKEPHQYCPTCAKLMSDRIKSSRKIKRL
- a CDS encoding MMPL family transporter, coding for MNHFIGFCIRRPFTVFSILAALTLLLAPGLLRLEIDNSIETIMPQNDPKYKYYNHIKDIYGDNGQFIVMAVSADDLFSHATLESFDCLITDIEAFQDFHPNKEKARLVRFMGMLDRESIRTSDLFSQFADDPAFQRTLRRKVNDLFGSKETLSKRNLNRLKKELRKVYEIKRQELVDEIMSPLTAQDIRGEMDVLEVYNLIETDRAGRRIIPETPAEIRRFKQRLMRNPPFAEMLYARDSATGEISDYGVLIKFKNRDPHRDAATRELISIFDSYSDLSLTYTGMPVIHVWAYNFIRMDFATLVPMVMLVVMAVFYFNFRSIRGVCLPMLSLAMAEIWVLGLMGYLGFKITVMASSLPTLMIAVGSSYAIHILNQYYNDFDFISQKGKQKGLFIAMTHISLTVLLTGITTFIAFATLSTSQLSAVREWGIFSGIGAMFAVFSASALIPASLAVMPHQRPRYMKRKYTAIKQHKTLVDRFIRLMVRWVNHHYRLTVVIAAIVLIICISGFVHLEVDTAHVSYFKKDSDVRKSVDEIGEKFGGGWGFDIIIDSGEPNGVKSPEFLKFIEEFRQWLESGENADLHIGRTDSFTDIIKTMHMAMNNDDPEAYKIPENKLDIYDYIEIYAGEDSDSDGRYDAFEPFVDFNYQQVNLLARLCRKEGQLIGTTEVGRIVEKMRGYLETHIPPGASFNISGFPVIEVQVSHYLVMGQIQTLVLSLIVVDLISILLFQRMAAGLLALIPMGVAVLINFGIMGWAGIALDMTTSVIAAVAIGIGIDDTIHFMNKFRHNRSRGYSIEESIELTLQVAGKAIIFTSLALIFGFLVFLRSQFIPINLLGILLAITMIAATFGALLVLPAFIQATKPNLSPPAQTNWFTRNLNLSRWFGLDEVE
- a CDS encoding ferritin family protein; amino-acid sequence: MTEIACRSMQDVVAFAIDREEKARDFYRQCAEKAQKKGIKEFFQEMADEEERHRSLLVEQDLSGEGEFSSPAVEDLRLSDFMVDVKFTPTINYQAALAMAMKKEEKAHAFYVAWQDRCSNEKTARVFEFLAGEELRHKRKIEEIYDTDILQWD